A section of the bacterium genome encodes:
- a CDS encoding HAD family hydrolase, with translation MNHQILDLKRIHLVSWDVDGTLFSYFRLVLELIHGIYQASHVNGWKNIGKRLWKTWEFHKMVEQQRGGMDSSVFLKQKEEAMQVQAWEKEAMQKALRRIRPRQDAMYLLERLSALGTIQVALSDFECQYKLESLGLSRHFRRAYSCQEIGFWKPSPVPLAKIQNDFGIRPEQHLHIGDRFDADGQACIRNGCHFLPVNQLFIFQGKENR, from the coding sequence ATGAATCACCAAATTCTCGATCTTAAGCGGATCCATCTTGTTAGCTGGGATGTTGATGGAACTTTGTTTTCCTATTTCCGGTTGGTTTTGGAACTCATTCATGGGATTTATCAAGCCTCTCATGTCAACGGTTGGAAGAACATCGGAAAACGACTTTGGAAAACCTGGGAGTTTCACAAAATGGTGGAACAGCAGCGTGGTGGTATGGACAGTTCCGTTTTCTTAAAGCAAAAGGAGGAAGCGATGCAAGTCCAGGCCTGGGAAAAAGAAGCAATGCAAAAAGCGCTTCGTAGAATTCGGCCGCGCCAGGATGCCATGTATTTACTCGAACGGTTGTCTGCATTGGGAACGATTCAGGTTGCGTTGAGTGATTTCGAATGCCAGTACAAACTCGAATCACTTGGACTCAGCAGGCATTTTCGAAGGGCTTATTCCTGCCAGGAAATCGGATTCTGGAAACCATCTCCCGTCCCGCTTGCAAAGATTCAAAATGATTTCGGAATTCGTCCGGAACAACATCTTCACATCGGTGACAGATTCGACGCAGATGGTCAGGCTTGCATCAGAAATGGTTGTCACTTTCTACCGGTGAATCAGCTTTTCATTTTTCAGGGAAAGGAAAATCGATGA
- a CDS encoding sterol desaturase family protein: MSLIPVFVLACGLMMMLFEQRRPARYWPSAAGWWMRALLLNVIQFVSVYMAGWILDPWFRENRLWHLQTIGTVQTSFVGYFVLTFIYYWWHRFRHESGFLWRWFHQLHHSPQRIEIITSFYKHPFEIIANSILSSFILYLVLGLSSEAASGAILLSGLAEIFYHWNVATPHWLGYFIQRPESHCFHHQKGVHSHNYGDLPLWDILFGTFQNPRIWNNKCGFESGENQMFKMLKGVDVSTLKRISSYV; the protein is encoded by the coding sequence ATGAGCTTGATTCCGGTTTTCGTCCTAGCATGCGGCCTGATGATGATGTTGTTTGAGCAGAGAAGGCCAGCCCGGTATTGGCCCTCTGCTGCCGGATGGTGGATGCGAGCGCTTTTGTTAAATGTTATTCAGTTTGTCTCGGTTTATATGGCGGGATGGATTTTGGATCCCTGGTTTCGTGAAAACCGTCTGTGGCATTTACAAACAATTGGAACTGTACAGACGAGTTTTGTTGGCTACTTTGTATTAACTTTTATCTATTATTGGTGGCATCGCTTCCGTCATGAATCTGGATTCCTGTGGCGGTGGTTTCATCAACTGCATCACAGTCCTCAAAGAATTGAAATTATCACAAGCTTCTACAAACATCCGTTTGAAATCATTGCGAACAGTATTTTGAGCAGTTTTATTTTGTATTTGGTCCTGGGCCTGAGCTCCGAAGCAGCTTCTGGTGCGATTCTGTTAAGCGGGTTGGCGGAGATTTTCTACCATTGGAATGTTGCCACTCCGCATTGGCTGGGGTACTTCATTCAACGACCGGAAAGTCATTGCTTTCATCACCAGAAAGGAGTCCATTCGCACAACTATGGTGATTTGCCCTTATGGGACATCTTATTCGGTACGTTCCAAAATCCACGTATCTGGAACAACAAATGCGGTTTTGAATCGGGAGAGAATCAGATGTTTAAGATGTTAAAGGGAGTTGATGTTTCCACCCTTAAGAGGATCTCTTCTTATGTTTAG